The following are encoded in a window of Staphylospora marina genomic DNA:
- the ahrC gene encoding transcriptional regulator AhrC/ArgR: MKAQRHIKIREIISSMEIETQDELVEELKKAGFNVTQATVSRDIKELQLIKVPTSKGTYKYSLPTDDKRFNPVRKLKRTLQESFVHIDYSENLLVMKTLPGNAHAVAALLDHLEWEEIVGTLAGDDTIFIICRHKEKAPELVARILDLM, encoded by the coding sequence ATGAAAGCGCAACGACATATCAAAATCCGGGAAATCATTTCTTCCATGGAGATTGAAACACAGGATGAACTGGTCGAGGAACTGAAAAAGGCGGGATTCAATGTCACCCAAGCCACGGTTTCCCGCGACATCAAGGAATTGCAACTGATCAAGGTCCCCACTTCCAAGGGAACCTACAAATACTCCCTGCCCACGGATGACAAGCGTTTCAACCCGGTGAGAAAGCTGAAGCGAACCTTGCAGGAGTCCTTCGTTCACATCGATTACAGTGAAAACCTGCTGGTCATGAAAACGTTGCCCGGCAACGCACATGCGGTGGCCGCCCTTTTGGATCACCTTGAATGGGAGGAAATCGTCGGTACCCTCGCGGGGGACGACACGATTTTCATCATTTGCCGGCACAAGGAAAAGGCGCCCGAATTGGTGGCACGCATTCTCGATCTCATGTAG